A section of the Carassius carassius chromosome 17, fCarCar2.1, whole genome shotgun sequence genome encodes:
- the LOC132160849 gene encoding rap1 GTPase-activating protein 1-like isoform X2, whose protein sequence is MFGNSVNRNGRRLSLSEAVLRKVNHLWKQDGRIPRISDPLERPGLVKSFPPSPAPNLLKTSRMDEQRCSLPPPLKTEEDYIPYPSVHEVLGRTGPLPLILLPQFGGYWIEGTNHDLGSSSTAEELPPCPASQVKLETNSIAKIYRKHFLGKEHFNYYSVDSALGHLVFSVKYDVIGDQEHLRLLLRSRFKTYHDVIPISCLTEFPNVVQMAKLVSEEVNVDRFYPVLYPKASRLIVTFDEQVISNNFKFGVIYQKFAQTSEEELFGNNEESPAFVEFLEFLGEKIELHDFKGFRGGLDVTHGQTGIESVYHNFHNKEIMFHVSTKLPYTEGDSQQLQRKRHIGNDIVAIVFQEENTPFVPDMIASNFLHAYVVVQVENACTDNVLYKVSVTARDDVPFFGPALPDPAVFKKSPEFHEFLLTKLINAEYSCYKAEKFAKLEERTRFALLETLYEELHMNSQSMMGLGGDDDKLENGGGGSSGFFESFKRVIRNRSQSMDAMGLSNKKPHTVSTSHSGSFTHNPPDNPKTPGISLIIPGKSPTRKKSGPFSSRRSSAIGIENIQEVQERSSRDVSPSPQRTSDGGHTTQDLRLDNSSSQSSPEMQITKIGSALCCRAPSIPESQDLSRSSSNASSFTSVVEENEQEHEATEDYDTGLESLSSAGTPHKRDSFSYSGVWLEDGPGTTSQSSSHGPLQQQSEPRPKTERQHSNC, encoded by the exons GAAACAAGATGGTAGAATCCCGCGAATATCTGACCCGTTAGAACGTCCTGGTCTGGTTAAGTCCTTTCCACCATCACCTGCTCCGAATCTTCTAAAG ACCAGTAGAATGGACGAGCAGAGGTGCTCTCTTCCGCCTCCTCTCAAA ACAGAGGAAGATTACATTCCATATCCCAGCGTCCATGAG GTATTGGGTCGTACAGGCCCTTTACCACTCATTCTGCTGCCCCAGTTTGGGGGTTACTGGATTGAAGGGACCAATCATGATTTAGGCTCCTCCTCCACAGCAGAGGAACTGCCCCCTTGTCCCGCATCACAGGTTAAACTGGAGACAAACAGCATAGCCAAGATCTACAGGAAACACTTCCTGGGCAAG GAGCACTTTAATTATTACTCAGTGGACAGTGCTCTGGGCCACCTGGTCTTCTCGGTGAAGTATGATGTGATTGGAGACCAGGAGCACCTTCGACTGTTGCTTAG GTCAAGGTTTAAAACTTACCATGATGTGATACCAATTTCTTGTCTGACCGAGTTCCCTAATGTTGTGCAGATGGCGAAG CTTGTCAGTGAAGAGGTGAATGTGGACAGATTTTATCCCGTCTTATACCCAAAG GCATCCAGACTTATTGTGACCTTCGATGAGCAAGTCATCAGCAACAACTTCAAGTTTGGAGTCATCTACCAGAAATTTGCGCAG aCATCAGAAGAGGAACTATTCGGAAACAATGAGGAAAGTCCAGCTTTTGTTGAGTTTCTGGAGTTCTTGGGAGAGAAGATTGAACTTCATGATTTTAAAGG CTTTCGTGGAGGCCTGGATGTGACACATGGTCAGACTGGAATTGAGTCAGTCTACCACAACTTCCACAATAAAGAGATAATGTTCCACGTGTCCACTAAGCTGCCATACACTGAAGGTGATTCCCAGCAG CTCCAGAGGAAGAGGCATATAGGAAATGACATTGTGGCTATTGTGTTCCAAGAAGAAAATACACCATTTGTTCCCGATATGATTGCATCAAATTTCCTTCACGCTTATGTAGTGGTTCAAGTGGAGAACGCCTGCACTGATAATGTCCTCTATAAG GTATCTGTGACGGCTAGAGATGATGTGCCTTTCTTTGGACCAGCCCTCCCAGACCCGGCTGTCTTTAAAAAG AGTCCAGAGTTTCACGAGTTCCTCTTGACCAAACTGATCAATGCTGAATATTCCTGCTATAAAGCAGAGAAGTTTGCCAAGCTGGAG GAGAGGACACGTTTTGCTCTGCTGGAGACTTTATATGAGGAGCTACACATGAACAGCCAGTCCATGATGGGACTGGGAGGAGATGATGACAAACTGGAGAATGGAGGAGGAGGCAGCAGTGGCTTCTTTGAGTCTTTCAAG cGAGTAATCCGAAATAGAAGTCAGTCTATGGATGCCATGGGCCTCAGTAACAAGAAACCACACACCGTCTCCACGAGCCACAGCGGAAGCTTTACACACAACCCTCCAGACAACCCCAAAACACCCGGCATT TCCTTGATTATTCCCGGGAAAAGCCCAACCCGTAAGAAATCTGGTCCATTTAGTTCCAGGAGGAGCAGTGCCATTGGGATTGAGAACATACAAGAAGTTCAAGAGAGAAG CAGTCGGGATGTGTCCCCGAGTCCACAGAGGACATCTGACGGTGGACACACCACTCAGGACCTCAGATTAGACAACTCGTCCAGTCAGAGCTCACCTGAGATGCAGATCACTAAGATTGG TTCGGCCCTGTGCTGTCGAGCTCCCTCGATCCCAGAGTCTCAGGATCTGTCTCGCTCCTCGTCCAATGCCAGTAGCTTCACCAGCGTGGTGGAGGAGAACGAGCAGGAACATGAAGCGACAGAGGACTATGACACAGGACTG GAGAGTCTCTCTTCAGCCGGTACGCCTCACAAACGAGATTCGTTTTCATACAGCGGCGTGTGGTTGGAAGACGGCCCTGGCACTACTAGTCAGAGCAGTTCACACG GTCCCCTTCAACAGCAATCTGAACCTCGTCCTAAAACAGAGAGACAGCACTCG AACTGCTAG
- the LOC132160849 gene encoding rap1 GTPase-activating protein 1-like isoform X1, whose amino-acid sequence MSHRKRSFTFGAYGGVDKTFSRSRNIWKQDGRIPRISDPLERPGLVKSFPPSPAPNLLKTSRMDEQRCSLPPPLKTEEDYIPYPSVHEVLGRTGPLPLILLPQFGGYWIEGTNHDLGSSSTAEELPPCPASQVKLETNSIAKIYRKHFLGKEHFNYYSVDSALGHLVFSVKYDVIGDQEHLRLLLRSRFKTYHDVIPISCLTEFPNVVQMAKLVSEEVNVDRFYPVLYPKASRLIVTFDEQVISNNFKFGVIYQKFAQTSEEELFGNNEESPAFVEFLEFLGEKIELHDFKGFRGGLDVTHGQTGIESVYHNFHNKEIMFHVSTKLPYTEGDSQQLQRKRHIGNDIVAIVFQEENTPFVPDMIASNFLHAYVVVQVENACTDNVLYKVSVTARDDVPFFGPALPDPAVFKKSPEFHEFLLTKLINAEYSCYKAEKFAKLEERTRFALLETLYEELHMNSQSMMGLGGDDDKLENGGGGSSGFFESFKRVIRNRSQSMDAMGLSNKKPHTVSTSHSGSFTHNPPDNPKTPGISLIIPGKSPTRKKSGPFSSRRSSAIGIENIQEVQERSSRDVSPSPQRTSDGGHTTQDLRLDNSSSQSSPEMQITKIGSALCCRAPSIPESQDLSRSSSNASSFTSVVEENEQEHEATEDYDTGLESLSSAGTPHKRDSFSYSGVWLEDGPGTTSQSSSHGPLQQQSEPRPKTERQHSNC is encoded by the exons GAAACAAGATGGTAGAATCCCGCGAATATCTGACCCGTTAGAACGTCCTGGTCTGGTTAAGTCCTTTCCACCATCACCTGCTCCGAATCTTCTAAAG ACCAGTAGAATGGACGAGCAGAGGTGCTCTCTTCCGCCTCCTCTCAAA ACAGAGGAAGATTACATTCCATATCCCAGCGTCCATGAG GTATTGGGTCGTACAGGCCCTTTACCACTCATTCTGCTGCCCCAGTTTGGGGGTTACTGGATTGAAGGGACCAATCATGATTTAGGCTCCTCCTCCACAGCAGAGGAACTGCCCCCTTGTCCCGCATCACAGGTTAAACTGGAGACAAACAGCATAGCCAAGATCTACAGGAAACACTTCCTGGGCAAG GAGCACTTTAATTATTACTCAGTGGACAGTGCTCTGGGCCACCTGGTCTTCTCGGTGAAGTATGATGTGATTGGAGACCAGGAGCACCTTCGACTGTTGCTTAG GTCAAGGTTTAAAACTTACCATGATGTGATACCAATTTCTTGTCTGACCGAGTTCCCTAATGTTGTGCAGATGGCGAAG CTTGTCAGTGAAGAGGTGAATGTGGACAGATTTTATCCCGTCTTATACCCAAAG GCATCCAGACTTATTGTGACCTTCGATGAGCAAGTCATCAGCAACAACTTCAAGTTTGGAGTCATCTACCAGAAATTTGCGCAG aCATCAGAAGAGGAACTATTCGGAAACAATGAGGAAAGTCCAGCTTTTGTTGAGTTTCTGGAGTTCTTGGGAGAGAAGATTGAACTTCATGATTTTAAAGG CTTTCGTGGAGGCCTGGATGTGACACATGGTCAGACTGGAATTGAGTCAGTCTACCACAACTTCCACAATAAAGAGATAATGTTCCACGTGTCCACTAAGCTGCCATACACTGAAGGTGATTCCCAGCAG CTCCAGAGGAAGAGGCATATAGGAAATGACATTGTGGCTATTGTGTTCCAAGAAGAAAATACACCATTTGTTCCCGATATGATTGCATCAAATTTCCTTCACGCTTATGTAGTGGTTCAAGTGGAGAACGCCTGCACTGATAATGTCCTCTATAAG GTATCTGTGACGGCTAGAGATGATGTGCCTTTCTTTGGACCAGCCCTCCCAGACCCGGCTGTCTTTAAAAAG AGTCCAGAGTTTCACGAGTTCCTCTTGACCAAACTGATCAATGCTGAATATTCCTGCTATAAAGCAGAGAAGTTTGCCAAGCTGGAG GAGAGGACACGTTTTGCTCTGCTGGAGACTTTATATGAGGAGCTACACATGAACAGCCAGTCCATGATGGGACTGGGAGGAGATGATGACAAACTGGAGAATGGAGGAGGAGGCAGCAGTGGCTTCTTTGAGTCTTTCAAG cGAGTAATCCGAAATAGAAGTCAGTCTATGGATGCCATGGGCCTCAGTAACAAGAAACCACACACCGTCTCCACGAGCCACAGCGGAAGCTTTACACACAACCCTCCAGACAACCCCAAAACACCCGGCATT TCCTTGATTATTCCCGGGAAAAGCCCAACCCGTAAGAAATCTGGTCCATTTAGTTCCAGGAGGAGCAGTGCCATTGGGATTGAGAACATACAAGAAGTTCAAGAGAGAAG CAGTCGGGATGTGTCCCCGAGTCCACAGAGGACATCTGACGGTGGACACACCACTCAGGACCTCAGATTAGACAACTCGTCCAGTCAGAGCTCACCTGAGATGCAGATCACTAAGATTGG TTCGGCCCTGTGCTGTCGAGCTCCCTCGATCCCAGAGTCTCAGGATCTGTCTCGCTCCTCGTCCAATGCCAGTAGCTTCACCAGCGTGGTGGAGGAGAACGAGCAGGAACATGAAGCGACAGAGGACTATGACACAGGACTG GAGAGTCTCTCTTCAGCCGGTACGCCTCACAAACGAGATTCGTTTTCATACAGCGGCGTGTGGTTGGAAGACGGCCCTGGCACTACTAGTCAGAGCAGTTCACACG GTCCCCTTCAACAGCAATCTGAACCTCGTCCTAAAACAGAGAGACAGCACTCG AACTGCTAG
- the LOC132160849 gene encoding rap1 GTPase-activating protein 1-like isoform X4, which yields MDEQRCSLPPPLKTEEDYIPYPSVHEVLGRTGPLPLILLPQFGGYWIEGTNHDLGSSSTAEELPPCPASQVKLETNSIAKIYRKHFLGKEHFNYYSVDSALGHLVFSVKYDVIGDQEHLRLLLRSRFKTYHDVIPISCLTEFPNVVQMAKLVSEEVNVDRFYPVLYPKASRLIVTFDEQVISNNFKFGVIYQKFAQTSEEELFGNNEESPAFVEFLEFLGEKIELHDFKGFRGGLDVTHGQTGIESVYHNFHNKEIMFHVSTKLPYTEGDSQQLQRKRHIGNDIVAIVFQEENTPFVPDMIASNFLHAYVVVQVENACTDNVLYKVSVTARDDVPFFGPALPDPAVFKKSPEFHEFLLTKLINAEYSCYKAEKFAKLEERTRFALLETLYEELHMNSQSMMGLGGDDDKLENGGGGSSGFFESFKRVIRNRSQSMDAMGLSNKKPHTVSTSHSGSFTHNPPDNPKTPGISLIIPGKSPTRKKSGPFSSRRSSAIGIENIQEVQERSSRDVSPSPQRTSDGGHTTQDLRLDNSSSQSSPEMQITKIGSALCCRAPSIPESQDLSRSSSNASSFTSVVEENEQEHEATEDYDTGLESLSSAGTPHKRDSFSYSGVWLEDGPGTTSQSSSHGPLQQQSEPRPKTERQHSNC from the exons ATGGACGAGCAGAGGTGCTCTCTTCCGCCTCCTCTCAAA ACAGAGGAAGATTACATTCCATATCCCAGCGTCCATGAG GTATTGGGTCGTACAGGCCCTTTACCACTCATTCTGCTGCCCCAGTTTGGGGGTTACTGGATTGAAGGGACCAATCATGATTTAGGCTCCTCCTCCACAGCAGAGGAACTGCCCCCTTGTCCCGCATCACAGGTTAAACTGGAGACAAACAGCATAGCCAAGATCTACAGGAAACACTTCCTGGGCAAG GAGCACTTTAATTATTACTCAGTGGACAGTGCTCTGGGCCACCTGGTCTTCTCGGTGAAGTATGATGTGATTGGAGACCAGGAGCACCTTCGACTGTTGCTTAG GTCAAGGTTTAAAACTTACCATGATGTGATACCAATTTCTTGTCTGACCGAGTTCCCTAATGTTGTGCAGATGGCGAAG CTTGTCAGTGAAGAGGTGAATGTGGACAGATTTTATCCCGTCTTATACCCAAAG GCATCCAGACTTATTGTGACCTTCGATGAGCAAGTCATCAGCAACAACTTCAAGTTTGGAGTCATCTACCAGAAATTTGCGCAG aCATCAGAAGAGGAACTATTCGGAAACAATGAGGAAAGTCCAGCTTTTGTTGAGTTTCTGGAGTTCTTGGGAGAGAAGATTGAACTTCATGATTTTAAAGG CTTTCGTGGAGGCCTGGATGTGACACATGGTCAGACTGGAATTGAGTCAGTCTACCACAACTTCCACAATAAAGAGATAATGTTCCACGTGTCCACTAAGCTGCCATACACTGAAGGTGATTCCCAGCAG CTCCAGAGGAAGAGGCATATAGGAAATGACATTGTGGCTATTGTGTTCCAAGAAGAAAATACACCATTTGTTCCCGATATGATTGCATCAAATTTCCTTCACGCTTATGTAGTGGTTCAAGTGGAGAACGCCTGCACTGATAATGTCCTCTATAAG GTATCTGTGACGGCTAGAGATGATGTGCCTTTCTTTGGACCAGCCCTCCCAGACCCGGCTGTCTTTAAAAAG AGTCCAGAGTTTCACGAGTTCCTCTTGACCAAACTGATCAATGCTGAATATTCCTGCTATAAAGCAGAGAAGTTTGCCAAGCTGGAG GAGAGGACACGTTTTGCTCTGCTGGAGACTTTATATGAGGAGCTACACATGAACAGCCAGTCCATGATGGGACTGGGAGGAGATGATGACAAACTGGAGAATGGAGGAGGAGGCAGCAGTGGCTTCTTTGAGTCTTTCAAG cGAGTAATCCGAAATAGAAGTCAGTCTATGGATGCCATGGGCCTCAGTAACAAGAAACCACACACCGTCTCCACGAGCCACAGCGGAAGCTTTACACACAACCCTCCAGACAACCCCAAAACACCCGGCATT TCCTTGATTATTCCCGGGAAAAGCCCAACCCGTAAGAAATCTGGTCCATTTAGTTCCAGGAGGAGCAGTGCCATTGGGATTGAGAACATACAAGAAGTTCAAGAGAGAAG CAGTCGGGATGTGTCCCCGAGTCCACAGAGGACATCTGACGGTGGACACACCACTCAGGACCTCAGATTAGACAACTCGTCCAGTCAGAGCTCACCTGAGATGCAGATCACTAAGATTGG TTCGGCCCTGTGCTGTCGAGCTCCCTCGATCCCAGAGTCTCAGGATCTGTCTCGCTCCTCGTCCAATGCCAGTAGCTTCACCAGCGTGGTGGAGGAGAACGAGCAGGAACATGAAGCGACAGAGGACTATGACACAGGACTG GAGAGTCTCTCTTCAGCCGGTACGCCTCACAAACGAGATTCGTTTTCATACAGCGGCGTGTGGTTGGAAGACGGCCCTGGCACTACTAGTCAGAGCAGTTCACACG GTCCCCTTCAACAGCAATCTGAACCTCGTCCTAAAACAGAGAGACAGCACTCG AACTGCTAG
- the LOC132160849 gene encoding rap1 GTPase-activating protein 1-like isoform X3 has translation MSHRKRSFTFGAYGGVDKTFSRSRNIWKQDGRIPRISDPLERPGLVKSFPPSPAPNLLKTSRMDEQRCSLPPPLKTEEDYIPYPSVHEVLGRTGPLPLILLPQFGGYWIEGTNHDLGSSSTAEELPPCPASQVKLETNSIAKIYRKHFLGKEHFNYYSVDSALGHLVFSVKYDVIGDQEHLRLLLRSRFKTYHDVIPISCLTEFPNVVQMAKLVSEEVNVDRFYPVLYPKASRLIVTFDEQVISNNFKFGVIYQKFAQTSEEELFGNNEESPAFVEFLEFLGEKIELHDFKGFRGGLDVTHGQTGIESVYHNFHNKEIMFHVSTKLPYTEGDSQQLQRKRHIGNDIVAIVFQEENTPFVPDMIASNFLHAYVVVQVENACTDNVLYKVSVTARDDVPFFGPALPDPAVFKKSPEFHEFLLTKLINAEYSCYKAEKFAKLEERTRFALLETLYEELHMNSQSMMGLGGDDDKLENGGGGSSGFFESFKRVIRNRSQSMDAMGLSNKKPHTVSTSHSGSFTHNPPDNPKTPGISLIIPGKSPTRKKSGPFSSRRSSAIGIENIQEVQERSRDVSPSPQRTSDGGHTTQDLRLDNSSSQSSPEMQITKIGSALCCRAPSIPESQDLSRSSSNASSFTSVVEENEQEHEATEDYDTGLESLSSAGTPHKRDSFSYSGVWLEDGPGTTSQSSSHGPLQQQSEPRPKTERQHSNC, from the exons GAAACAAGATGGTAGAATCCCGCGAATATCTGACCCGTTAGAACGTCCTGGTCTGGTTAAGTCCTTTCCACCATCACCTGCTCCGAATCTTCTAAAG ACCAGTAGAATGGACGAGCAGAGGTGCTCTCTTCCGCCTCCTCTCAAA ACAGAGGAAGATTACATTCCATATCCCAGCGTCCATGAG GTATTGGGTCGTACAGGCCCTTTACCACTCATTCTGCTGCCCCAGTTTGGGGGTTACTGGATTGAAGGGACCAATCATGATTTAGGCTCCTCCTCCACAGCAGAGGAACTGCCCCCTTGTCCCGCATCACAGGTTAAACTGGAGACAAACAGCATAGCCAAGATCTACAGGAAACACTTCCTGGGCAAG GAGCACTTTAATTATTACTCAGTGGACAGTGCTCTGGGCCACCTGGTCTTCTCGGTGAAGTATGATGTGATTGGAGACCAGGAGCACCTTCGACTGTTGCTTAG GTCAAGGTTTAAAACTTACCATGATGTGATACCAATTTCTTGTCTGACCGAGTTCCCTAATGTTGTGCAGATGGCGAAG CTTGTCAGTGAAGAGGTGAATGTGGACAGATTTTATCCCGTCTTATACCCAAAG GCATCCAGACTTATTGTGACCTTCGATGAGCAAGTCATCAGCAACAACTTCAAGTTTGGAGTCATCTACCAGAAATTTGCGCAG aCATCAGAAGAGGAACTATTCGGAAACAATGAGGAAAGTCCAGCTTTTGTTGAGTTTCTGGAGTTCTTGGGAGAGAAGATTGAACTTCATGATTTTAAAGG CTTTCGTGGAGGCCTGGATGTGACACATGGTCAGACTGGAATTGAGTCAGTCTACCACAACTTCCACAATAAAGAGATAATGTTCCACGTGTCCACTAAGCTGCCATACACTGAAGGTGATTCCCAGCAG CTCCAGAGGAAGAGGCATATAGGAAATGACATTGTGGCTATTGTGTTCCAAGAAGAAAATACACCATTTGTTCCCGATATGATTGCATCAAATTTCCTTCACGCTTATGTAGTGGTTCAAGTGGAGAACGCCTGCACTGATAATGTCCTCTATAAG GTATCTGTGACGGCTAGAGATGATGTGCCTTTCTTTGGACCAGCCCTCCCAGACCCGGCTGTCTTTAAAAAG AGTCCAGAGTTTCACGAGTTCCTCTTGACCAAACTGATCAATGCTGAATATTCCTGCTATAAAGCAGAGAAGTTTGCCAAGCTGGAG GAGAGGACACGTTTTGCTCTGCTGGAGACTTTATATGAGGAGCTACACATGAACAGCCAGTCCATGATGGGACTGGGAGGAGATGATGACAAACTGGAGAATGGAGGAGGAGGCAGCAGTGGCTTCTTTGAGTCTTTCAAG cGAGTAATCCGAAATAGAAGTCAGTCTATGGATGCCATGGGCCTCAGTAACAAGAAACCACACACCGTCTCCACGAGCCACAGCGGAAGCTTTACACACAACCCTCCAGACAACCCCAAAACACCCGGCATT TCCTTGATTATTCCCGGGAAAAGCCCAACCCGTAAGAAATCTGGTCCATTTAGTTCCAGGAGGAGCAGTGCCATTGGGATTGAGAACATACAAGAAGTTCAAGAGAGAAG TCGGGATGTGTCCCCGAGTCCACAGAGGACATCTGACGGTGGACACACCACTCAGGACCTCAGATTAGACAACTCGTCCAGTCAGAGCTCACCTGAGATGCAGATCACTAAGATTGG TTCGGCCCTGTGCTGTCGAGCTCCCTCGATCCCAGAGTCTCAGGATCTGTCTCGCTCCTCGTCCAATGCCAGTAGCTTCACCAGCGTGGTGGAGGAGAACGAGCAGGAACATGAAGCGACAGAGGACTATGACACAGGACTG GAGAGTCTCTCTTCAGCCGGTACGCCTCACAAACGAGATTCGTTTTCATACAGCGGCGTGTGGTTGGAAGACGGCCCTGGCACTACTAGTCAGAGCAGTTCACACG GTCCCCTTCAACAGCAATCTGAACCTCGTCCTAAAACAGAGAGACAGCACTCG AACTGCTAG